The Micropterus dolomieu isolate WLL.071019.BEF.003 ecotype Adirondacks linkage group LG20, ASM2129224v1, whole genome shotgun sequence genome has a segment encoding these proteins:
- the LOC123958807 gene encoding monoacylglycerol lipase ABHD2: MNTHESDVHTISPELPAMFDGMKLAAVATVLYIIVRCLNLKSPTAPPDLTYQDTPLNRFLLKSCPQLTKEYIPPLLWGKSGHLQTALYGKLGRVSSPHPSGIRKYLPMQDGATATFDLFEPVGDHRTGDDMTMVICPGIGNHSEKHYIRTFVDYAQKEGYRCAVLNHLGALPNIELTSPRMFTYGCTWEFASMVGYIKRTYPQTQLIVVGFSLGGNIVCKFLGENRTNQERVLCCVSVCQGYSALRAQETFLQWDQFRRFYNFLMADNMKKIILSHRHSLFGGSSVKMIDADFSRLYTATSLMQIDDNIMRKFHGHSSLKEYYEKESCVHYIDNVKVPLLLVNSADDPLVHDSLLTIPRTLAAKKPNVIFSLTLHGGHLGFFEGAVLFPQPLTWMDKVIVGYANAMCQWEKQKPPCQSGHLSESSCAEDKA; the protein is encoded by the exons ATGAACACCCACGAGTCAGACGTGCACACCATCTCTCCGGAGCTGCCAGCAATGTTTGACGGCATGAAGCTGGCGGCGGTGGCCACGGTGCTCTATATCATCGTGCGCTGCTTGAACCTCAAGAGCCCCACTGCGCCCCCGGACCTCACCTACCAGGACACACCCCTCAACCGCTTCCTTCTCAAGTCCTGTCCTCAGCTGACCAAAGA GTACATCCCTCCCTTACTGTGGGGGAAGAGCGGTCACCTCCAGACAGCACTGTATGGTAAACTTGGTCGTGTGAGCTCACCTCACCCCAGTGGAATCAGGAAGTACTTACCCATGCAGGACGGGGCCACTGCGACCTTTGACCTCTTTGAGCCAGTGGGGGACCATCGGACAGGAG ATGACATGACCATGGTGATATGCCCTGGTATTGGTAACCATAGTGAAAAGCATTACATCCGAACCTTTGTGGACTACGCCCAGAAGGAAGGGTACCGCTGTGCTGTGCTGAACCACCTGGGAGCTCTTCCCAACATCGAGCTTACCTCTCCACGCATGTTTACCTATG GGTGCACATGGGAATTTGCATCTATGGTTGGCTACATTAAGCGGACGTATCCTCAGACCCAGCTGATTGTGGTGGGCTTCAGTCTGGGTGGAAACATTGTATGTAAGTTCCTGGGCGAGAACAGGACGAACCAGGAGCGAGTGCTGTGTTGTGTCAGCGTCTGTCAGGGGTACAGCGCTCTCAG GGCTCAGGAAACATTCCTACAGTGGGACCAGTTCAGACGCTTCTATAACTTTCTCATGGCTGACAACATGAAGAAAATTATCCTCTCACACAG GCACAGTCTGTTTGGGGGAAGCTCAGTTAAAATGATAGATGCAGATTTCAGTCGGCTGTACACAGCGACGTCCCTCATGCAGATTGACGACAACATCATGAG AAAATTCCACGGCCACAGTTCTCTCAAAGAGTACTATGAGAAGGAGAGTTGTGTACATTATATTGACAAT GTCAAGGTGCCACTGCTGCTAGTGAACTCTGCAGATGATCCTCTGGTTCATGACTCGCTGCTCACCATCCCTCGCACACTAGCAG CAAAGAAGCCGAACGTGATCTTTTCCCTGACGCTACACGGAGGCCACCTGGGCTTCTTCGAGGGCGCGGTGCTCTTCCCCCAGCCCCTCACCTGGATGGACAAAGTGATCGTGGGTTACGCCAATGCCATGTGCCAGTGGGAGAAACAGAAACCGCCATGCCAAAGTGGCCACCTGAGTGAGAGTTCCTGTGCAGAGGACAAAGCTTAA